From the genome of Deltaproteobacteria bacterium:
GTCGGGGTCCATGGAGACGGATGTGAATCTCCCGTTTATTACCGCCGATGCCAGCGGCCCGAAGCACCTGAATATCAAATTGAATCGTTCAAAACTGGAGTCTTTGGTGGATGACCTGATCCAGAAGGTCGTCGCGCCCTGTAACATGGCATTGAAAGATGCGGGCCTTTCAGCCAAGGAAATCGATGAGGTAATCTTGGTCGGGGGCATGACGCGCATGCCCAAGGTCCAGGAAAAGGTGAAGGAAATCTTTGGCCAACAGCCGAACAAGGGGGTGAACCCCGACGAGGTGGTGGCTGTCGGTGCGGCGATTCAGGGCGGTGTGCTGAAGGGCGAGGTAAAGGATGTACTCCTTCTCGATGTTACCCCTCTTTCGCTGGGCATCGAGACCTTGGGGGGCGTTTTTACCAAACTGATAGAAAAAAATACCACCATCCCCACCAAGAAGAGCCAGGTCTTCTCCACAGCGGCCGACAATCAGCCCGCTGTTGAGATCCATGTGCTCCAGGGCGAGCGGGAGATGGCAGCCTACAACAAGACCCTGGGACGATTTCAGTTGGTGGGCATCCCCCCGGCACCGAGGGGCGTTCCGCAGATTGAAGTAACCTTTGACATTGATGCGAATGGGATCGTAAGCGTTTCCGCAAAAGATATGGGCACAGGCAAAGAGCAGTCAATCAAAATCACCGCCTCCAGCGGTCTGAGTGAGGAAGAGATTGAACGGCTCATCAAGGATGCGGAACTGCACGGGGAAGAAGACAAAAAGAAAAGGGAACTTATCGATGCCCGGAATATGGCGGACTCTCTCATCTACTCCACCGAAAAATCCGTCAAAGAAGTGGGGGATAAGTTGGATGAGGCCATAAAGGGCAACATCACCCAGGCCATTGAGAATTTGAAAAAAGCGATGGAAAGCGATGACGCGGACGAGATCAAGCGGCTGAGCGACGAATTAACCCAGGCCTCTCATAAACTGGCCGAGACCATGTATGCAAATGCCACCAAGGAACAGGCCGAGTCAGGAGGCGGACCTGGCCCTGATTCCACCACCGGATCTTCAAAAGACGAGGACGTGGTGGATGCCGATTTTGAGGAAGTCAAGAAGTGATCAGACGCGTGTCTTTAGTAAAAGCGGCTATCCCCGTCATTATGGCAGGGATAGCCTTTTTTTTGGCCGCATGTCAGCCTAAAACGACGCCTCCTGTCATGGTTGAGAAGGGTAAACCGGATCCGCTGGTTCTGGCCGAGAGCTATGTCGAAAGGGGCGAGCTGGAGAAGGCCCTGGAGGCATACGGGCGTTTTCTTCAAGACGCGCCGAAAACTGAAAAATCGGCTCTGGTCCTCAAACGCACATCTGAAATATACCTCGAACTCAACCAGCCTGCAGAGGCCCTGACGGTCATGGAAGAGATTTGCCAGGAATACCCGGATCTCGACTGGATTCCCGGGATGCGATATGATATGGCGACCATCCTTTCCCGTATCGGCGAGCACAGGCGGTCTGCAACCGAGGCCTTGTCATGGCTCGACACATACCCGCAGCATCCCCTGAAAAGGGATGTCTATTTTCTGTTG
Proteins encoded in this window:
- the dnaK gene encoding molecular chaperone DnaK, whose protein sequence is MGKTIGIDLGTTNSCVAVMEGGDAVVIANAEGSRTTPSIVAFTESGDRLVGQTAKRQAVTNPENTVFAVKRLIGRKYDSAEVGRDIKVLPYKIVKAANGDAHVSVRGKDYSPAEISAMILTKMKETAEEYLGEKVTDAVVTVPAYFNDSQRQATKDAGRIAGLNVERIINEPTAASLAFGVDKKGDKKIAVFDLGGGTFDISVLEIGEGVFEVKSTNGDTHLGGEDFDLRIIDYLADEFKKDQGIDLRNDKMALQRLKEGAEKAKIELSGSMETDVNLPFITADASGPKHLNIKLNRSKLESLVDDLIQKVVAPCNMALKDAGLSAKEIDEVILVGGMTRMPKVQEKVKEIFGQQPNKGVNPDEVVAVGAAIQGGVLKGEVKDVLLLDVTPLSLGIETLGGVFTKLIEKNTTIPTKKSQVFSTAADNQPAVEIHVLQGEREMAAYNKTLGRFQLVGIPPAPRGVPQIEVTFDIDANGIVSVSAKDMGTGKEQSIKITASSGLSEEEIERLIKDAELHGEEDKKKRELIDARNMADSLIYSTEKSVKEVGDKLDEAIKGNITQAIENLKKAMESDDADEIKRLSDELTQASHKLAETMYANATKEQAESGGGPGPDSTTGSSKDEDVVDADFEEVKK